One region of Betaproteobacteria bacterium genomic DNA includes:
- a CDS encoding lectin, whose amino-acid sequence MTTLTRHLTCISASVLLATAAVAAQAADMSFFATSVGLGKGADLDGLAGADKHCQSLAANAGAGKRTWRAYLSTQAADGAKAVNARERIGSGPWRNAKGVVIAKSVDDLHGDSNNLTKETVLSEKGEVINGRGDKPNRHDILTGTMPDGRAPTDEKNMTCGNWTQSGEGAALVGHHDRMGLRDDAASKSWNSSHASRGCSQEALRSSGGDGLLYCFAVK is encoded by the coding sequence ATGACCACGCTGACTCGGCACCTGACATGCATATCGGCTTCAGTGCTGCTGGCAACCGCTGCAGTCGCGGCGCAGGCAGCCGACATGAGTTTCTTTGCAACGAGCGTCGGCCTGGGCAAAGGCGCCGACCTGGACGGGCTTGCAGGCGCGGACAAGCACTGCCAGTCGCTGGCTGCCAACGCCGGCGCCGGCAAGCGAACCTGGCGAGCCTACCTCAGCACCCAGGCGGCGGACGGCGCCAAAGCGGTCAATGCGCGCGAGCGAATCGGCAGCGGTCCATGGCGCAACGCCAAGGGGGTCGTGATCGCCAAGTCCGTGGACGACCTCCACGGCGACAGCAACAACCTCACCAAGGAGACCGTGTTGAGTGAAAAGGGCGAGGTCATCAATGGCCGCGGCGACAAGCCCAATCGGCACGACATCCTCACCGGCACCATGCCCGACGGCCGCGCGCCGACGGACGAAAAGAACATGACCTGCGGCAACTGGACGCAAAGCGGCGAGGGTGCAGCGCTCGTCGGCCATCACGATCGCATGGGGCTTCGCGACGACGCAGCCTCCAAGTCCTGGAACTCATCGCACGCATCGCGCGGCTGCAGCCAGGAGGCGCTCCGTTCCAGCGGCGGCGACGGCCTGCTCTATTGCTTCGCCGTCAAATAG
- a CDS encoding tripartite tricarboxylate transporter substrate binding protein, which produces MKEQECVFGCRYFLPGIEIPTFMARWKSTSGRWSSLASRSRSMEHEKVASASNSASFRRSTRRTSLKTFSPAGPPRGASATMRSSRSIPPIPLWSKHAKYSISRFSATIQPKMAEHLGQAVVVDNRPGAAGMIGTHLAARAAADGYTILLGAAGPNAILPLINPKAPYEALGDFAAVSHFANTVYVVVVHPSLPANSIKELVAMAKARPGKLTVGVSGTATPGHITSEFLRVESGIDLVSVFYKGVAPAIVEVIGGQINMAVVTISPVLPHAKAGRLKVLAVTSARRATQLPDVPTIAESGYPGFVVVNWYGVLAPAGTPRDVIGKLAQAVSRTVTAPEVRGRLIAAGLEVVESTPAEYAEFRKNDLAKWARMIKEGNIRIE; this is translated from the coding sequence ATGAAGGAGCAAGAATGCGTATTTGGGTGCAGGTATTTTCTTCCCGGGATAGAAATCCCAACTTTCATGGCGCGCTGGAAGAGCACCTCCGGTCGGTGGTCGAGCCTGGCGTCGAGATCGAGGTCCATGGAACACGAAAAAGTGGCCTCGGCGAGCAATTCCGCTTCTTTCAGGCGATCGACACGCCGGACATCATTGAAAACATTCTCGCCTGCCGGTCCGCCAAGGGGAGCCAGCGCTACGATGCGTTCGTCTCGCTCAATTCCACCGATCCCGCTCTGGTCGAAGCACGCGAAATACTCGATATCCCGGTTCTCGGCCACGATACAGCCGAAAATGGCCGAGCACCTCGGTCAAGCCGTGGTGGTCGACAATCGACCCGGCGCCGCAGGCATGATCGGCACCCATCTGGCGGCGCGCGCGGCCGCCGACGGTTACACCATCCTGCTTGGCGCAGCGGGTCCCAACGCCATACTTCCGCTGATCAACCCCAAAGCGCCTTACGAGGCGCTCGGGGATTTCGCCGCGGTCTCGCATTTCGCCAATACCGTATACGTCGTGGTCGTCCATCCATCGCTGCCGGCAAACTCGATCAAGGAACTGGTCGCGATGGCCAAGGCCCGACCCGGCAAACTGACCGTTGGTGTGTCCGGTACCGCGACACCGGGTCATATCACCAGCGAGTTCCTGCGGGTCGAATCCGGCATCGATCTCGTCTCCGTGTTCTACAAGGGCGTCGCCCCCGCGATCGTCGAGGTGATCGGCGGGCAGATCAACATGGCGGTCGTGACCATTTCTCCGGTGTTGCCGCATGCGAAAGCCGGCCGGCTCAAAGTGCTCGCCGTCACATCGGCCCGGCGAGCCACGCAACTGCCGGATGTGCCGACCATCGCCGAATCCGGATACCCTGGCTTCGTGGTGGTGAACTGGTACGGGGTACTGGCACCCGCGGGCACGCCGCGCGACGTGATCGGGAAGCTTGCGCAAGCGGTATCGAGAACGGTGACCGCGCCCGAGGTGCGCGGGCGCCTGATCGCGGCCGGCCTGGAGGTGGTGGAGTCGACACCCGCAGAATACGCCGAGTTCAGGAAAAACGACCTGGCGAAGTGGGCCCGAATGATCAAGGAAGGAAATATCCGCATCGAGTGA
- a CDS encoding tripartite tricarboxylate transporter substrate binding protein codes for MPTRYGDGLAIAFVVGSLSAASQACAQGQPKYPDKPIRLVASTTAGSQPDMIARMIGQKMHEQWGQPVVVDNRPGGGGTLAAAPVAKASPDGHTLLYALPNFATSAVLQRSLSYDPLKDFTGVAHIGISTNVLVCSPALNARSVADLIAAAKARPGKLIFASSAIGSASHLTGARFGFITGIKTVQVAFKGGP; via the coding sequence ATGCCAACTCGATATGGTGATGGGCTCGCGATCGCATTCGTTGTCGGTAGCTTGTCCGCCGCGTCGCAAGCCTGCGCACAGGGGCAACCGAAATATCCGGACAAGCCCATTCGCCTGGTGGCCTCGACCACGGCGGGCAGTCAGCCCGACATGATCGCGCGCATGATCGGGCAAAAAATGCATGAGCAGTGGGGACAGCCCGTCGTGGTCGATAATCGGCCCGGCGGCGGGGGCACGCTGGCGGCGGCACCCGTGGCGAAGGCATCGCCGGATGGCCACACGCTGCTCTACGCCTTGCCCAATTTCGCGACCAGCGCGGTATTGCAGCGAAGCCTCTCCTACGATCCGCTCAAGGACTTCACCGGCGTCGCCCATATCGGGATCAGCACCAATGTACTGGTTTGCTCGCCCGCGCTGAACGCAAGATCGGTTGCCGACTTGATCGCTGCGGCGAAGGCTCGGCCCGGCAAGCTGATCTTCGCCTCGTCCGCGATCGGCTCGGCCAGCCATCTGACCGGCGCCCGCTTCGGCTTCATCACCGGAATCAAGACGGTACAGGTCGCATTCAAGGGCGGGCCG